From Pyxicephalus adspersus chromosome 7, UCB_Pads_2.0, whole genome shotgun sequence, a single genomic window includes:
- the LOC140335276 gene encoding chemerin-like receptor 1 isoform X2, translating to MAELHEKFCTFIWDIINNPELKALSPSLVNPTPIQYASFLLSVVTCFIGLVGNVIVIAVTSFLMNKYKSKIWFLNLAVADFTFILFLPFNAVSVIQAHWPYGSYMCKCYNFFTFVNMYASIYILVALSIDRALSIAKPIWHMRFLSKKICYCVCTLIWITATLSSIPAFVHSDVYDQDGYFQCTLFYNDLSNFAYITSNMKVNGTEFNFTREECQEDIEDENDYQLWNDMFSVTTGLLISQHVIGYFIPLSIILLTNLVIAIKVKNSQSGPSSKLYSVVIAAIMAFFCSRTPLVIGQIIFLTSAHTLDLSLMYKAIMFLPILSSIAATNSCLNPIIYVLIGNQVRSLICRVLKKL from the coding sequence ATGGCCGAGCTGCATGAAAAATTTTGCACCTTCATCTGGGATATCATCAATAACCCAGAGCTTAAAGCCCTTTCTCCAAGCCTAGTCAACCCAACCCCTATCCAGTATGCCAGCTTCCTGCTGTCAGTAGTCACCTGTTTCATCGGATTGGTGGGCAATGTCATTGTGATTGCCGTCACATCCTTCCTCATGAACAAGTACAAATCCAAAATATGGTTCCTGAACTTAGCAGTAGCCGATTTCACTTTCATCCTCTTCTTGCCTTTCAATGCAGTTTCGGTCATCCAGGCGCACTGGCCCTATGGATCCTATATGTGCAAATGCTATAATTTCTTTACCTTTGTCAACATGTATGCCAGCATTTACATCCTCGTCGCACTCAGCATTGATCGTGCTTTGAGCATTGCCAAACCAATATGGCACATGAGGTTCCTTTCCAAAAAGATTTGTTACTGCGTCTGCACTCTGATTTGGATAACAGCGACACTGTCTAGCATTCCTGCGTTTGTTCACAGTGACGTATACGATCAAGACGGATACTTTCAGTGCACTCTTTTTTACAACGACCTCAGTAATTTTGCTTACATTACTAGCAATATGAAAGTCAACGGAACAGAATTCAATTTTACACGGGAGGAATGTCAAGAAGATATAGAGGATGAAAACGATTACCAACTATGGAATGATATGTTTTCCGTAACAACCGGGCTTCTAATTTCACAGCATGTGATTGGCTATTTTATCCCACTCAGCATTATTCTGCTGACCAATCTTGTCATTGCTATTAAGGTAAAAAATTCGCAATCGGGACCATCATCCAAACTGTACAGTGTGGTCATCGCGGCAATTATGGCGTTCTTCTGTTCAAGGACGCCGCTGGTTATAGGGCAGATCATTTTCCTGACTTCTGCTCACACTTTAGATTTATCTCTGATGTACAAAGCGATTATGTTTTTGCCCATTTTATCCAGCATAGCTGCTACCAATAGCTGCCTAAATCCGATTATCTATGTGCTGATTGGGAATCAAGTCAGAAGTCTGATTTGTAGAGTGCTCAAAAAACTGTGA
- the LOC140335277 gene encoding chemerin-like receptor 1 — protein MSLYSRCYSTEEILDLIEYQIKYSVPLRNFNFVLSLVTCVVGLIGNAIVIFFNIFLMKKHKSKIWFLNLAITDFVSLLLLPLHAFAVLKGHWPYGKHICKIFLFVICVNMYASIFILIALNLSRVLSVAKPMFHRTFISQRVSQWICTMIWIITIFTSLPVLVFSGEFKIGEDRYCSLFCAKDLDDAALKPTFNLTEPLNLEEKVYLDVYNKFHYFCNGCTAEKCCGDENTLVIWNNIIFSLQCFTIPLLVIGYFLPFCVIMFSNITIAVQVQKSQTVNTHRLYKIVITIIIVYFVTWTPLILGEIILLAAVKNMNLVAMFKIMTFLPLLCNIAYTNCCLNPIMYVLVGRQTRAGLADFLSSISIRSN, from the coding sequence ATGTCTTTGTACAGTCGGTGCTATTCCACTGAAGAAATTCTGGACCTTATTGAGTATCAAATCAAGTATTCTGTTCCGCtaagaaattttaattttgtgcTGTCTTTGGTGACATGTGTCGTAGGACTGATTGGCAATGCCATTGTcatcttttttaacatatttttaatgaagAAACATAAATCTAAAATCTGGTTCTTAAACCTGGCCATCACCGATTTTGTCTCTCTCCTCCTTTTGCCTCTCCATGCCTTTGCTGTGTTAAAAGGCCACTGGCCATATGGAAAACACATCTGCAAGATATTTCTCTTCGTTATCTGTGTCAATATGTATGCTAGCATTTTCATCCTCATAGCATTAAACCTCAGTCGAGTTCTGTCTGTTGCAAAGCCAATGTTTCATCGTACGTTTAtatctcaacgcgtttcacaatgGATCTGCACGATGATATGGATTATAACCATATTTACCAGTCTCCCAGTTTTGGTTTTTAGTGGTGAATTtaaaattggagaagatagatattGCAGTTTATTTTGTGCTAAAGACCTCGACGATGCAGCCCTTAAACCTACTTTTAATTTAACTGAACCTCTAAACTTAGAAGAGAAGGTTTACCTAGATGTATACAACAAGTTCCACTATTTTTGCAATGGATGTACAGCAGAAAAATGCTGCGGTGATGAGAACACACTTGTAATTTGGAATAacataatattttctttacagtgtTTTACTATCCCTCTCTTAGTTATTGGTTATTTCCTTCCATTCTGTGTTATAATGTTTTCTAATATCACCATAGCCGTACAGGTCCAAAAATCCCAAACTGTGAACACACATAGGCTTTACAAAATAGTCATCACCATCATTATAGTGTACTTTGTCACATGGACACCACTCATTTTAGGCGAAATTATTCTTTTGGCTGCTGTTAAAAATATGAACTTAGTAGCCATGTTTAAAATCATGACCTTCTTGCCACTTCTCTGTAACATTGCCTATACCAACTGCTGCTTGAACCCCATTATGTACGTACTGGTTGGCAGGCAGACACGAGCTGGTCTTGCTGATTTCTTAAGTAGTATAAGCATAAGAAGCAactaa
- the LOC140335276 gene encoding chemerin-like receptor 1 isoform X1, which yields MYAFCNNFLWYLCITSRQNSSLDFFLCQKASDNPYQNRQRLVKKDNWAKITTTNQVPVMAELHEKFCTFIWDIINNPELKALSPSLVNPTPIQYASFLLSVVTCFIGLVGNVIVIAVTSFLMNKYKSKIWFLNLAVADFTFILFLPFNAVSVIQAHWPYGSYMCKCYNFFTFVNMYASIYILVALSIDRALSIAKPIWHMRFLSKKICYCVCTLIWITATLSSIPAFVHSDVYDQDGYFQCTLFYNDLSNFAYITSNMKVNGTEFNFTREECQEDIEDENDYQLWNDMFSVTTGLLISQHVIGYFIPLSIILLTNLVIAIKVKNSQSGPSSKLYSVVIAAIMAFFCSRTPLVIGQIIFLTSAHTLDLSLMYKAIMFLPILSSIAATNSCLNPIIYVLIGNQVRSLICRVLKKL from the exons ATGTATGcattttgcaacaattttttatggtatttatgtATTACGTCAAGACAAAACTCCTCTCTGGATTTTTTCTTGTGCCAGAAAGCCAGTGACAATCCATATCAGAATCGTCAGAGGTTGGTGAAAAAAGACAACTGGGCCAAAATTACCACCACAAATCAG GTTCCAGTTATGGCCGAGCTGCATGAAAAATTTTGCACCTTCATCTGGGATATCATCAATAACCCAGAGCTTAAAGCCCTTTCTCCAAGCCTAGTCAACCCAACCCCTATCCAGTATGCCAGCTTCCTGCTGTCAGTAGTCACCTGTTTCATCGGATTGGTGGGCAATGTCATTGTGATTGCCGTCACATCCTTCCTCATGAACAAGTACAAATCCAAAATATGGTTCCTGAACTTAGCAGTAGCCGATTTCACTTTCATCCTCTTCTTGCCTTTCAATGCAGTTTCGGTCATCCAGGCGCACTGGCCCTATGGATCCTATATGTGCAAATGCTATAATTTCTTTACCTTTGTCAACATGTATGCCAGCATTTACATCCTCGTCGCACTCAGCATTGATCGTGCTTTGAGCATTGCCAAACCAATATGGCACATGAGGTTCCTTTCCAAAAAGATTTGTTACTGCGTCTGCACTCTGATTTGGATAACAGCGACACTGTCTAGCATTCCTGCGTTTGTTCACAGTGACGTATACGATCAAGACGGATACTTTCAGTGCACTCTTTTTTACAACGACCTCAGTAATTTTGCTTACATTACTAGCAATATGAAAGTCAACGGAACAGAATTCAATTTTACACGGGAGGAATGTCAAGAAGATATAGAGGATGAAAACGATTACCAACTATGGAATGATATGTTTTCCGTAACAACCGGGCTTCTAATTTCACAGCATGTGATTGGCTATTTTATCCCACTCAGCATTATTCTGCTGACCAATCTTGTCATTGCTATTAAGGTAAAAAATTCGCAATCGGGACCATCATCCAAACTGTACAGTGTGGTCATCGCGGCAATTATGGCGTTCTTCTGTTCAAGGACGCCGCTGGTTATAGGGCAGATCATTTTCCTGACTTCTGCTCACACTTTAGATTTATCTCTGATGTACAAAGCGATTATGTTTTTGCCCATTTTATCCAGCATAGCTGCTACCAATAGCTGCCTAAATCCGATTATCTATGTGCTGATTGGGAATCAAGTCAGAAGTCTGATTTGTAGAGTGCTCAAAAAACTGTGA